In one window of Thalassotalea agarivorans DNA:
- a CDS encoding DUF6701 domain-containing protein, whose amino-acid sequence MLIRGLAFSLFLFSVNVLAAEQVPPTCDPIFPGPDAILEDGEFTPRSPKPNPPNDGDVFRLRTVQGGQEYVYNEWDDSEDYNLTVSGSGTATIYIKEETVIKENPRLNAGGDPSQLLIIFLKDAKIEEKGVINAYIYAYEDFILEEDNDFSGGLSVEGDLDLKENVDDTYVPPDNIDSGFCQGAPTDDFYYFVETDGDGSTCALETVTIKACTDASCSQLSSETVTLDFVVGGETKVIDLAVTGERTFQFAHLNTGSAAITVANSSKTETSSVECTPGTSCQIDYLSDGCADSCFAYFPDSVQGHQDDSEIEFKDNGLLYDDFDHLVTFPKLKDNDSNLGRTCNTAPCEITGTKAVEMPLGNFKDSTGNTKIDISGGGSDITIGPGGDYTETEYGDFKVKDGATAEFFASGSSYHFKKSEIKNATVTFAEGSYWFEELKIKENAVIITKGKVSIFFKKHSDIESGSKVNVNGNSEDLALIAYDDLHFKENTQTHAFLYMHGDKDITLNNNAMFRGSASARKKLKIEDTAHFFFEGGEPYIEDICGQPVAPTPSNEVAFYSFEETDFSSGIADRTGNGFTGSNNNGVSIPDGRYCRGFSSPNQNRNNNTDYTFNSNVDITNDVGNKGTISFWYASRYNWNRRQDTGGNGGLRTLFDATESSSSGAGDKYFTLKILNNGRLRFNFEDSADRDFVVTEPGGQARQAQTWYYITTTWDFENNLFEIYVDGNRRIQSSQNTNGILAGLGDIVFGDNSSPYATWSNTSSLPARNSAGGRFDEVRIYDKVLTETEIREDMAKSDCATIVDHFEIDHDGSGLTCEAEPILIRACADSSCTALVSDAYDVQLSVNGVPNKTVTVTGGTATTFVNTSPGAATLSLDQNYSCNNLSNGGTDCDVVFADSGFRFGTIDSGNFGGIPTQLSGKPSNTGYKAADLYIQAIQKDPDTGACAGLVAPSATIEVSATCSTPGGACAGQAVQFVPNGIGAGISLPTAPTSYQSTNMLFNAESGTAGSFVMNYPDAGLVTLNARMEIPLDDGTPSGEYIVGSSNPIFVRPLGFYVNAQGNPEAKSASDGKFVTAGEQFPLTIAAVQWQAGDDTDNDGSPDTQNTTVNGVNWFTTANLADNGVTPSFNTSAIQHQMALFMPSGGRNGTFTAPTAYAFSNGVSAQNHVYEEVGIIGGRFSAYQYLGISGENINGYIPHLGRFVPHHFDQSVEKQGNLLGQCGPTTTPGTRDWVYTGQGLEGAVTTGAITYDSELPTYRIEAKSLSGNVTENYIGDFMKLDDSSVTVLSPNNDVYQVGKDGVTLTPLDGVIEQGTIEASTTEKGVVFYTFSVNDSFMYTREANTEIQPYDATIPLAVETIEDDDNVREAATETAMPTGVKIRFGRAVLANSYGPETEDLPQHYWVEYVDDTGAFAPNRPDDCSGFDSTNMSMAKIDLDPSLTDVYPADGMVINAETFDMILEPTGAGNMGRIEVIYDASPWLQYNWETGTTDYSEDPTAVATFGIFRGNDRIIQWQEVNAN is encoded by the coding sequence ATCAAAGAAAATCCACGATTAAATGCAGGTGGTGATCCCAGTCAGCTATTAATCATCTTTTTGAAAGACGCAAAAATTGAAGAAAAAGGCGTTATCAATGCATATATATATGCATACGAAGACTTTATTTTGGAAGAAGATAACGATTTTTCGGGTGGTCTTTCAGTCGAAGGTGATTTAGATTTAAAAGAAAATGTAGATGACACCTATGTGCCGCCAGACAATATTGATAGTGGCTTTTGCCAAGGTGCGCCAACCGATGACTTTTACTATTTTGTAGAAACTGATGGCGATGGTTCAACCTGTGCATTAGAAACAGTTACTATTAAAGCATGTACTGATGCATCGTGTTCTCAGCTTTCTAGCGAAACCGTTACCTTAGATTTTGTTGTCGGCGGTGAAACTAAAGTCATTGATTTAGCGGTAACTGGTGAACGCACGTTCCAATTTGCGCACCTCAATACAGGCAGTGCAGCAATAACAGTAGCCAATTCAAGCAAAACAGAAACTTCTAGTGTTGAATGTACACCGGGTACAAGTTGCCAAATAGATTACCTATCAGATGGCTGCGCTGACTCGTGTTTTGCTTATTTTCCAGATTCTGTACAAGGCCATCAAGACGATTCTGAAATTGAATTTAAAGATAATGGTCTGTTATACGACGACTTTGATCACTTAGTGACGTTTCCAAAGTTAAAAGACAACGATTCAAACTTGGGAAGAACCTGTAATACCGCTCCGTGTGAAATTACCGGTACTAAAGCAGTTGAAATGCCGCTTGGCAATTTCAAGGATTCTACAGGCAACACTAAAATAGACATCAGTGGCGGTGGCTCTGACATTACTATCGGGCCTGGTGGTGACTACACTGAAACTGAATACGGTGATTTTAAAGTAAAAGATGGTGCGACCGCTGAGTTTTTTGCTTCTGGTAGTAGTTATCATTTTAAGAAGAGTGAAATCAAAAATGCTACCGTTACTTTTGCCGAAGGCAGCTATTGGTTTGAAGAGCTAAAAATTAAAGAAAATGCGGTTATCATTACTAAAGGTAAAGTAAGCATATTCTTTAAAAAGCATTCGGATATAGAGAGTGGCTCTAAGGTGAATGTCAATGGCAATTCAGAAGACTTAGCATTGATAGCCTACGATGATTTGCACTTTAAAGAAAATACCCAAACCCATGCGTTTTTATACATGCATGGTGACAAGGACATAACCTTAAATAACAATGCGATGTTTAGAGGTAGTGCTTCCGCCCGTAAAAAACTGAAAATAGAAGATACCGCACACTTTTTCTTTGAAGGTGGTGAACCTTATATCGAAGATATTTGTGGTCAGCCAGTAGCGCCAACACCATCAAATGAAGTTGCGTTTTATTCGTTTGAAGAAACAGACTTTTCTTCGGGCATTGCCGATAGAACCGGGAATGGTTTTACTGGTAGCAACAACAATGGTGTCTCTATTCCTGATGGTCGATATTGCCGCGGCTTTTCTTCACCAAATCAGAATAGAAACAACAATACAGATTATACCTTTAACTCTAATGTTGATATCACTAATGATGTCGGCAATAAAGGTACGATAAGTTTTTGGTATGCGAGTCGCTATAACTGGAATAGAAGGCAAGATACTGGTGGTAATGGCGGTTTAAGAACCTTATTTGATGCCACAGAAAGTAGTAGCTCAGGCGCGGGAGACAAATATTTCACGCTTAAAATTTTGAACAATGGTCGTTTGCGCTTCAACTTTGAAGACTCTGCCGATAGAGACTTTGTGGTGACTGAACCTGGGGGACAAGCTAGACAAGCACAAACTTGGTATTACATCACAACCACGTGGGACTTTGAGAACAATTTATTTGAAATCTATGTCGATGGTAATCGTCGTATTCAAAGTTCACAAAATACTAATGGAATTCTAGCGGGATTAGGCGATATTGTGTTTGGAGACAACTCATCACCTTATGCAACTTGGTCAAATACCTCTAGCTTACCGGCACGAAATTCTGCTGGCGGTCGTTTTGATGAAGTACGTATTTACGACAAAGTGCTAACCGAAACAGAAATTCGAGAAGACATGGCAAAGAGCGACTGCGCCACCATAGTCGATCATTTTGAAATAGACCATGATGGCTCAGGTTTAACTTGTGAAGCCGAACCTATCCTTATTAGAGCTTGCGCAGACTCTTCGTGTACTGCACTCGTGAGCGATGCTTATGACGTGCAGCTCAGCGTTAACGGTGTACCAAATAAAACAGTTACGGTTACAGGTGGTACAGCGACTACCTTCGTTAATACCAGCCCCGGCGCGGCGACTTTAAGCCTAGATCAAAACTATAGCTGTAATAATCTTTCAAACGGGGGAACTGATTGTGACGTAGTGTTTGCTGATTCAGGCTTTAGGTTTGGCACCATAGATAGTGGCAACTTTGGCGGCATCCCGACGCAGTTAAGTGGCAAGCCGTCCAATACCGGCTACAAAGCTGCTGATTTATATATTCAAGCAATACAAAAAGACCCAGATACTGGTGCTTGTGCAGGCCTTGTCGCGCCAAGTGCGACGATTGAAGTATCTGCAACGTGTTCAACACCAGGAGGCGCCTGTGCTGGCCAGGCTGTGCAATTTGTGCCTAATGGTATCGGTGCGGGTATTTCGCTGCCGACAGCGCCAACGAGTTATCAAAGCACTAATATGTTGTTTAATGCTGAAAGCGGTACAGCGGGTTCATTTGTTATGAATTACCCTGATGCTGGTCTTGTAACTCTAAATGCGCGAATGGAAATACCATTAGATGACGGCACGCCCTCGGGCGAATATATTGTTGGTAGCAGTAATCCTATTTTCGTCAGGCCGCTCGGCTTTTATGTTAACGCGCAGGGTAACCCTGAAGCGAAAAGTGCAAGTGATGGTAAATTTGTCACTGCGGGAGAGCAATTCCCATTAACAATTGCCGCCGTGCAATGGCAAGCAGGCGATGACACCGACAACGACGGTTCACCGGACACACAAAATACGACGGTCAATGGTGTTAATTGGTTTACAACCGCAAATCTTGCAGACAATGGTGTTACCCCGTCGTTTAATACTTCGGCTATTCAACATCAAATGGCGCTGTTTATGCCAAGTGGTGGTAGAAACGGTACATTTACAGCACCAACAGCATATGCGTTTAGCAATGGCGTAAGTGCTCAAAACCATGTCTATGAAGAAGTAGGTATTATTGGTGGGCGCTTCTCCGCTTATCAATATTTAGGGATTAGTGGTGAGAACATTAATGGTTACATACCGCATTTAGGGCGCTTTGTGCCTCATCACTTTGATCAGTCGGTAGAAAAACAAGGTAATCTGCTTGGTCAATGTGGCCCTACAACTACCCCTGGGACAAGAGATTGGGTATACACCGGCCAGGGGCTTGAAGGCGCTGTAACGACAGGTGCCATTACCTATGACAGTGAACTGCCGACTTATCGTATTGAAGCTAAAAGTTTAAGTGGTAATGTTACCGAAAATTATATTGGTGACTTCATGAAACTTGATGACAGTAGTGTTACTGTGCTTTCGCCGAATAACGATGTTTATCAGGTAGGTAAAGATGGCGTCACCTTAACGCCGCTTGATGGGGTAATTGAGCAAGGCACTATTGAAGCATCCACCACTGAAAAAGGGGTGGTATTCTATACCTTTAGTGTCAATGACAGCTTTATGTATACCAGAGAAGCGAATACTGAAATTCAGCCGTATGATGCAACTATTCCGTTAGCGGTAGAAACTATTGAAGACGACGATAACGTTCGTGAGGCAGCAACAGAAACCGCGATGCCTACTGGTGTTAAGATAAGGTTTGGTCGTGCTGTTTTAGCGAATAGCTATGGTCCGGAAACAGAAGACCTACCACAACACTATTGGGTTGAGTATGTCGATGACACAGGCGCTTTTGCACCTAATCGACCTGATGATTGTTCAGGCTTCGACAGTACCAATATGTCTATGGCTAAAATTGATTTAGATCCGTCATTAACAGATGTTTACCCAGCCGATGGCATGGTTATTAACGCTGAAACGTTTGATATGATATTAGAGCCTACAGGGGCTGGTAACATGGGAAGAATCGAGGTCATTTATGACGCCTCTCCATGGTTACAATACAATTGGGAAACGGGAACAACGGATTACAGCGAAGACCCAACCGCGGTTGCAACTTTCGGTATATTTAGAGGAAACGATCGCATTATCCAATGGCAAGAGGTTAACGCCAACTAA
- a CDS encoding rod shape-determining protein — MFKKLRGMFSNDLSIDLGTANTLIYVKDQGIVLNEPSVVAIRQEREGGQKSVAAVGTAAKQMLGRTPGNIEAIRPMKDGVIANFFVTEKMLQYFIKQAHNNNFFRPSPRVLVCVPCGATQVEKRAIEDSALGAGAREVFLIEEPMAAAIGAGLPVSEATGSMVVDIGGGTTEVGIISLNGVVYSSSVRIGGDKFDEAIINYVRRNFGSLIGEATAEKIKHEIGSAYPGEELVEIEVRGRNLAEGVPRSFTLNSNEILEALQEPLTGIVSAIMVALEQSPPELASDISERGMVLTGGGALLKDLDRLLMEETGIPVVIADEPLTCVARGGGKALEMIADHGGDLFSYV; from the coding sequence ATGTTTAAGAAATTACGCGGAATGTTCTCTAACGATTTATCCATCGATTTAGGGACCGCAAACACACTTATTTATGTAAAAGATCAAGGTATTGTTCTTAATGAACCTTCTGTGGTGGCAATTCGCCAAGAAAGAGAAGGTGGCCAGAAAAGTGTAGCGGCTGTAGGTACAGCGGCTAAACAAATGTTAGGCCGTACGCCAGGCAATATCGAAGCGATTCGCCCAATGAAAGACGGTGTTATTGCAAACTTTTTTGTAACAGAAAAAATGCTTCAGTACTTCATAAAGCAAGCGCACAACAATAATTTTTTCCGTCCAAGCCCTCGCGTTTTGGTTTGTGTACCTTGTGGTGCGACTCAAGTTGAGAAAAGAGCCATCGAAGATTCTGCGCTAGGAGCAGGAGCACGTGAGGTATTTCTTATCGAAGAACCTATGGCTGCAGCAATCGGTGCCGGTTTACCCGTGTCAGAAGCAACAGGCTCTATGGTTGTTGACATCGGTGGTGGTACAACTGAAGTTGGTATCATATCGCTAAATGGTGTTGTTTATTCTTCATCTGTGCGTATTGGTGGTGACAAATTTGACGAAGCCATCATCAACTATGTTCGCCGTAATTTTGGTAGCTTAATTGGTGAAGCAACGGCTGAAAAAATTAAGCATGAAATCGGTTCAGCATACCCGGGTGAAGAGCTAGTTGAAATTGAAGTTCGCGGTCGTAACCTAGCCGAAGGTGTACCACGTAGTTTCACGTTAAATAGCAATGAAATCCTAGAAGCATTACAAGAGCCGTTAACCGGTATCGTAAGTGCTATCATGGTTGCGCTTGAACAATCGCCACCAGAGCTTGCCTCAGATATATCAGAAAGAGGTATGGTGTTAACAGGTGGTGGTGCTTTGCTAAAAGATTTGGACCGCTTACTAATGGAAGAAACAGGCATTCCTGTGGTCATAGCTGATGAGCCACTAACATGTGTAGCTCGTGGCGGTGGTAAAGCGCTCGAAATGATCGCCGACCACGGCGGAGACCTCTTCTCTTACGTATAA
- the mreC gene encoding rod shape-determining protein MreC, with translation MNPIFKNGLSIQQRLLIFIVISVGLIFMDHQMKAFESVRGAMQSVVSPLQYLATTPKRAMTWAAENVVTRRQLMQDNEAYKLELLSVHESLMQLEILRQENDRLRNLLASPLRPEIRKMVAEVLSVDSDPYTHHVVINRGTDDGVYEGQPVLDETGIVGQILHVGATSSRVILITDVNHAVPVRIKRNGIRLVATGTGKIDQLIHNFVPHSTDIKSGDILVTSGLGGKYPEGYPVAEVTTVVQDDRAFAKVLSRPVASIDRLRYVLLLWSQPAQPKSIKPDAEVK, from the coding sequence ATGAATCCAATTTTTAAAAATGGCTTATCTATTCAGCAAAGATTGCTTATTTTCATAGTGATCTCTGTTGGCCTGATTTTCATGGATCATCAAATGAAAGCATTTGAAAGTGTGCGTGGCGCCATGCAATCGGTAGTAAGCCCTTTGCAGTATCTTGCCACAACACCAAAAAGAGCGATGACATGGGCGGCAGAAAATGTTGTGACGCGACGTCAGCTAATGCAAGACAACGAAGCGTACAAACTTGAACTCCTCTCTGTTCACGAATCTTTAATGCAATTGGAAATTTTGCGCCAAGAAAACGACCGCTTACGTAATCTACTGGCGTCGCCGTTGCGACCCGAAATTCGTAAAATGGTCGCTGAAGTGCTTTCTGTTGATAGCGATCCCTACACGCATCACGTGGTGATAAATCGTGGCACGGATGATGGTGTCTATGAAGGTCAACCGGTACTTGATGAAACGGGTATTGTTGGTCAAATATTGCATGTTGGTGCAACAAGCTCACGCGTTATTTTAATTACCGATGTTAATCACGCTGTTCCTGTTCGAATTAAGCGAAATGGTATTAGACTTGTCGCCACGGGTACGGGAAAAATTGACCAACTCATTCATAATTTTGTTCCTCATTCAACGGATATAAAAAGCGGCGATATATTGGTTACATCTGGCCTTGGTGGTAAGTATCCTGAAGGTTATCCTGTCGCTGAAGTAACCACAGTGGTGCAAGATGATCGAGCATTCGCCAAAGTGTTAAGTCGCCCAGTGGCGAGCATCGACCGCTTGCGTTATGTGTTGTTGCTTTGGTCTCAGCCAGCTCAACCAAAAAGTATTAAGCCTGATGCGGAGGTCAAATAG
- the mreD gene encoding rod shape-determining protein MreD, producing the protein MFAHNGFIVVLTLFIALLAAIMPMPLGIDSFRPDWVLVVLLYWAMAIPVRVSVGTAWVMGLLLDILLGSLLGVHAIALMVPVFIAAVNCQKIRNFSVWQQALVVGVLSALQHLLVFWLQFVFLDVVFLPAYLYPVVTTVIIWPWAFLLLRNIRRKFQIK; encoded by the coding sequence ATGTTCGCTCATAATGGTTTTATCGTTGTTTTAACCCTATTTATTGCGTTGCTTGCTGCGATTATGCCAATGCCGCTGGGGATTGATTCATTTCGCCCAGATTGGGTGCTAGTCGTCTTATTGTATTGGGCAATGGCGATTCCAGTGCGAGTAAGCGTTGGCACCGCTTGGGTGATGGGATTACTGCTTGATATTCTGCTGGGAAGCCTACTTGGCGTTCACGCCATCGCATTGATGGTACCTGTGTTTATTGCAGCGGTTAATTGCCAAAAAATTCGCAACTTTTCTGTATGGCAACAAGCTTTAGTGGTGGGTGTGTTATCGGCACTGCAACATTTGCTCGTGTTCTGGCTTCAATTTGTATTTTTAGATGTCGTCTTTTTACCTGCTTATCTTTATCCTGTTGTAACAACAGTGATTATTTGGCCTTGGGCGTTCTTATTGTTAAGAAACATTCGCCGTAAGTTTCAAATCAAGTAG
- a CDS encoding Maf family protein, with protein sequence MTSLVLASQSPRRGQLLSQLGYSFTVCPADIDETVLPEETPHAYVERLARQKALSVAEQFQASDVIIGSDTTVVQSGNILGKPSDENDCLTMLRSLSNNTHQVLTAIAVVSNQTVASEVVATNVSFRHLSDEEIRIYWQTGEPQDKAGAYGIQGIGGQFVSNIHGSYSAVVGLPLYETANLLKLAGIRSTFGL encoded by the coding sequence ATGACTTCTCTTGTATTAGCGTCTCAATCACCTCGTCGAGGCCAATTGCTGAGCCAATTAGGTTACAGCTTTACCGTATGCCCTGCGGATATTGATGAAACAGTACTACCAGAAGAAACTCCTCACGCTTATGTAGAGCGGTTAGCAAGACAAAAAGCCTTGTCGGTAGCAGAACAATTTCAAGCGTCTGATGTTATTATTGGTTCGGATACGACCGTTGTACAAAGTGGCAACATTTTAGGGAAACCAAGTGACGAAAATGATTGTCTAACTATGTTGCGATCTCTGTCGAACAATACCCATCAAGTATTAACGGCGATTGCGGTTGTAAGCAATCAAACAGTGGCGTCAGAAGTGGTTGCTACTAACGTGTCGTTTCGTCATTTAAGTGATGAAGAAATTCGCATCTATTGGCAAACAGGTGAACCACAGGATAAAGCAGGTGCTTATGGCATTCAGGGTATTGGTGGGCAGTTTGTCAGTAACATTCACGGTAGCTATTCGGCAGTAGTAGGGCTACCTTTATATGAAACGGCTAATTTATTGAAGTTAGCAGGTATTCGCTCCACTTTTGGACTATAG